One Felis catus isolate Fca126 chromosome D1, F.catus_Fca126_mat1.0, whole genome shotgun sequence DNA segment encodes these proteins:
- the LOC101095042 gene encoding olfactory receptor 10G9-like, translating into MRNMSVVTTFILTGLPHAPALDIPLLGIFLVIYVLTVVGNLLILLVITVDSHLHTPMYYFLANLSFIDMWFSTVTVPKMLMTLVSPGGGAISFHSCVAQLYSFHFLGSTECFLYTVMSYDRYLAISQPLRYASLMGGRACALLAATTWLSGSLHSAVQTTLTFRLPYCGPSQIQHYFCDAPPILRLACADTSMNERVIFVNIGVVALSCFLLIVLSYVSIVCSILKIRTSEGRCRAFQTCTSHCIVVLCFFVPCVFVYLRPGSKDAVDRIVAVFYTVLTPLLNPVVYTLRNKEVKKALFKVRSKSVFTE; encoded by the coding sequence atgagaaacatgagCGTAGTGACAACGTTCATCCTCACGGGTCTTCCCCATGCACCAGCACTGGACATCCCCCTCTTGGGAATCTTCTTGGTGATTTATGTACTCACTGTGGTGGGGAACCTCCTCATCCTGCTGGTGATCACGGTGGATTCCCACCTCCACACTCCCATGTACTATTTCCTGGCCAACTTGTCCTTCATCGACATGTGGTTCTCCACCGTCACTGTGCCCAAAATGCTGATGACCTTGGTCTCCCCGGGAGGCGGGGCCATCTCCTTTCACAGCTGTGTGGCCCAGCTCTACTCCTTTCACTTCCTGGGGAGCACCGAGTGTTTCCTCTACACAGTCATGTCCTACGACCGCTACCTGGCCATCAGTCAGCCGCTCAGGTATGCCAGCCTGATGGGTGGGAGAGCGTGTGCCCTCCTGGCCGCCACCACGTGGCTCAGCGGCTCTCTGCACTCTGCTGTCCAGACCACACTGACCTTCCGCTTGCCCTACTGTGGGCCCAGCCAGATCCAGCATTATTTCTGTGACGCTCCTCCTATCCTCAGACTGGCCTGTGCAGACACGTCCATGAACGAGAGGGTGATCTTCGTCAACATCGGAGTAGTGGCCTTGAGCTGCTTTCTCCTGATAGTGCTGTCCTATGTGTCCATCGTCTGTTCCATCCTGAAGATCCGCACCTCCGAGGGGAGATGCAGAGCCTTTCAGACCTGTACCTCCCACTGCATTGTggtcctttgtttctttgttccctGTGTTTTTGTTTACCTGAGGCCAGGCTCCAAGGATGCTGTGGACAGGATTGTGGCAGTTTTCTACACTGTGCTGACTCCCCTTCTAAACCCTGTGGTGTACACCCTGAGGAACAAGGAAGTGAAGAAAGCTCTGTTCAAGGTGAGAAGTAAGTCAGTATTCACCGAATAA
- the LOC101095281 gene encoding putative olfactory receptor 10D3, giving the protein MQNYTSVTEFTLLGIPNTEGLENMLFVLFLAFYLFTLLGNLLIFLTILVSSNLHTPMYFFLGNLSVFDIFFPSVSSPKMMLYLTGPSRTISYQGCACQLFFYHFLGGTECFLYTVMAYDRFVAICHPLRYTVIMSHRVRTGLMLGTWLGGCLHGSILTFLVFKLPFCGPNEVDNFFCDIPGLLPLACADTSLAQTVSFTNVDVVTLTCFFLILTSYGHIVISILKIGTSAGRRRAFSTCSAHLISIFLFYGPVMLIYLRPASSPWLDSVIQVLNNIVTPSLNPLIYTLRNKDVKLALRQVFTQVVHISGIERR; this is encoded by the coding sequence ATGCAGAACTACACTTCTGTGACGGAGTTCACCCTGTTGGGAATTCCAAATACTGAAGGGCTGGAGAATATGCTGTTTGTCCTCTTTCTGGCCTTCTACCTCTTCACCTTGCTGGGGAACCTGCTCATCTTCCTCACCATTCTGGTTTCCTCTAACCTGCACAcccccatgtatttcttcctgggAAACCTGTCTGTGTTTGACATATTTTTCCCTTCAGTGAGTTCCCCCAAAATGATGCTCTACCTAACGGGGCCAAGCCGGACCATCTCTTACCAGGGCTGTGCCTGCCAGCTCTTCTTCTACCACTTCCTGGGTGGCACTGAGTGCTTCCTGTACACggtgatggcctatgaccgcttcGTGGCTATTTGTCACCCTTTGCGATACACAGTCATCATGAGCCACAGGGTGCGTACCGGCTTGATGTTGGGCACTTGGCTGGGCGGCTGTCTACATGGAAGTATCCTCACGTTTCTGGTCTTTAAGTTACCCTTCTGTGGCCCCAATGAGGTGGATAATTTCTTCTGTGATATCCCAGGGCTGCTGCCGCTGGCCTGTGCAGACACCTCTCTAGCCCAGACCGTGAGTTTTACTAACGTGGATGTTGTGACTCTGACATGCTTTTTCCTTATCCTTACTTCCTACGGCCACATCGTCATTTCCATACTGAAAATCGGCACCTCTGCAGGCAGGCGCCGAGCTTTTTCCACCTGCAGTGCCCACCTGATATCAATCTTCTTGTTTTACGGTCCAGTGATGCTCATCTATCTCAGGCCCGCTTCCAGCCCCTGGCTAGATTCTGTTATTCAGGTGTTAAATAACATTGTCACTCCTTCTCTTAACCCTTTGATTTACACCTTGAGAAACAAGGATGTGAAATTGGCCTTGAGGCAAGTATTCACTCAAGTGGTCCACATTTCTGGGATAGAAAGAAGGTAG